A single genomic interval of bacterium harbors:
- a CDS encoding bifunctional response regulator/alkaline phosphatase family protein, translated as MKLLWIDDEIDLLKPFIYLLNQEGYEVKTATSGEDGVNLASKEVFDLIFLDEIMPGVDGLEVLKKVKTDNPQQLVVMVTKSEEESLMKQAYGGWVDDYITKPFSFNQLLSVLNRILKRRSLIIEKMAEDYATQFRDLGQPSDHHEWIEYYRSLVAWDTKFLEFGSKELKEIHDERKREANAGFTKYIEYNYKNFIKKDSVLMSHNVFPQVIFPHLKEGPVFFVIFDSMRLDQYIRLQPFFRDYYEIQTQYFYSILPSATPYSRNAIFSGLLPLDIVRKYPQYWLFEEKGQNRFEKELFTELLNRSGLRLNFSFHKLSTIDEIEKNVQKIAGDTSDIAIIIINFFDLLLHSIPGRGDMKGLLDDERVLLNLLSYWFPLSPIQELFRLIAKRKRPVILTTDHGFIHVRRPSIIYGGREISPNLRYKYGPALRVDEKTAYMLNNPGDVALPAENSSVRFAIAKEDYYFIYATKPSEYEKEFKYTFQHGGISMEEMILPIGTMMPR; from the coding sequence ATGAAGCTTTTATGGATAGACGATGAGATCGATCTTTTAAAACCTTTCATTTATTTATTGAACCAGGAAGGATATGAAGTGAAAACCGCCACTTCCGGCGAGGACGGCGTCAACCTTGCTTCCAAAGAGGTCTTTGACCTTATCTTTCTCGATGAGATCATGCCCGGGGTCGACGGCCTGGAAGTTCTGAAGAAAGTGAAAACCGACAATCCCCAGCAGCTCGTCGTCATGGTCACCAAGAGCGAAGAGGAAAGCCTTATGAAACAGGCGTACGGCGGCTGGGTCGACGACTATATCACAAAACCGTTCAGCTTCAACCAGCTGCTTTCCGTGCTCAACCGCATCCTCAAACGCAGGTCGCTGATCATAGAAAAAATGGCGGAGGATTATGCCACGCAGTTTCGGGACCTGGGCCAGCCCAGTGACCACCATGAATGGATCGAATACTACCGCAGCCTGGTGGCCTGGGATACCAAGTTCCTGGAATTCGGCAGCAAGGAACTCAAGGAGATCCACGACGAGAGAAAACGGGAAGCCAACGCCGGTTTCACCAAGTATATCGAGTACAATTATAAGAATTTCATAAAAAAAGACAGCGTCTTGATGTCCCATAACGTATTCCCCCAGGTCATTTTCCCTCATCTTAAGGAAGGTCCGGTGTTCTTCGTGATCTTCGACTCGATGCGGCTTGACCAGTACATACGGCTCCAGCCTTTTTTCCGTGACTATTACGAGATCCAGACGCAATACTTCTATTCCATACTCCCCAGTGCCACGCCCTATTCACGGAATGCCATTTTTTCCGGCCTTCTGCCGCTCGATATTGTCCGGAAATACCCGCAGTACTGGCTGTTCGAGGAAAAGGGCCAGAACCGCTTTGAAAAAGAGCTCTTTACCGAACTGCTGAACCGCAGCGGGCTGCGGCTCAATTTTTCCTTCCATAAATTATCGACGATCGATGAGATCGAAAAAAATGTCCAGAAGATCGCCGGCGATACCAGCGATATCGCCATCATCATCATCAACTTCTTCGACCTGCTGCTCCATTCCATACCGGGCCGCGGTGACATGAAAGGCCTGCTCGATGACGAGCGCGTCCTGTTGAACCTCCTGAGCTACTGGTTCCCGCTCTCCCCGATCCAGGAGCTCTTCCGGCTGATCGCCAAAAGAAAAAGACCCGTCATCCTGACGACCGATCACGGCTTCATTCATGTACGACGACCTTCGATCATCTACGGTGGCCGGGAGATTTCCCCAAATTTGCGTTACAAGTACGGACCCGCCCTGCGGGTCGATGAAAAAACCGCATATATGCTCAACAACCCGGGCGATGTCGCACTGCCGGCCGAGAACTCGTCGGTAAGGTTCGCCATTGCCAAGGAAGACTATTATTTTATTTATGCCACCAAACCTTCCGAGTACGAAAAGGAATTCAAATACACGTTCCAGCACGGCGGCATATCGATGGAGGAAATGATCCTGCCCATCGGCACAATGATGCCGCGCTAA
- a CDS encoding GWxTD domain-containing protein, whose product MLALMLFQVLPLEVDCYRFGQNQVECWYQIDLAAIRTATGQDTAFKSYSYRFVVRSVTNQDSIVREGRKVASTAGLGAGSYILDFVQLHLFPGTFTYRLEITAGDSTATKEDTIMVESDTVVFSASDIILSKKNLAGSRPSSSGHEFIPMVAPEYTFTDTLVSYMEIYGLVPDSLFYEVIYEIIDRDDRSICGKSVKRTKYAYNQVDTLNVPLRDLDNGDFELSLTIIDPAQDQKLNRSAPFVVRPGPDSLVLKNMAYCHEIQYLVSDAEYKKFSKLDEKEKAGYLVKFWLKNDYHLFEQRMLLADEKFSTSRCQGKDSYRGRFYILKGPPDEIESMPMLNWARPLELWHYYALGFSALFCDKKQDGNPLLIKVLKSGESYDEESVLRDIAPGTFKAERTPEDEEWDKTR is encoded by the coding sequence ATGCTGGCGTTAATGCTTTTTCAGGTTTTGCCCCTTGAAGTCGATTGTTATCGGTTCGGACAGAACCAGGTGGAATGCTGGTACCAGATCGACCTGGCTGCCATTCGCACAGCCACTGGACAGGATACGGCTTTCAAGAGTTATTCATACCGTTTCGTGGTACGATCAGTGACAAATCAGGATTCGATCGTCCGAGAAGGCAGAAAAGTCGCCAGCACCGCCGGCCTTGGCGCCGGCAGTTACATTCTTGATTTTGTGCAGCTACACCTCTTCCCCGGAACGTTCACCTATCGGTTGGAAATCACCGCCGGGGATAGCACGGCAACAAAAGAAGACACTATCATGGTGGAATCCGACACCGTAGTTTTTAGTGCCAGCGATATTATTCTTTCTAAGAAAAATCTTGCAGGTTCCAGGCCTTCCAGCAGTGGTCATGAATTTATCCCCATGGTCGCGCCAGAGTACACTTTTACCGATACGCTTGTTTCTTACATGGAAATCTACGGGCTTGTGCCCGACAGCCTGTTTTACGAAGTCATATATGAGATAATTGACCGTGACGACAGATCAATCTGCGGAAAAAGCGTGAAACGGACCAAATATGCCTATAATCAGGTCGACACGTTGAATGTTCCTTTGCGGGATCTGGACAACGGTGATTTTGAGCTTAGCTTGACTATCATTGATCCGGCACAGGATCAAAAACTCAATAGAAGCGCGCCGTTTGTGGTCAGACCGGGTCCGGATTCGCTGGTTTTGAAAAACATGGCGTACTGCCATGAGATCCAGTATCTCGTTTCAGACGCTGAATACAAAAAATTCAGCAAACTGGATGAAAAAGAGAAAGCCGGCTATCTCGTTAAGTTCTGGCTGAAGAACGATTATCATCTTTTTGAGCAGAGAATGCTATTGGCCGACGAAAAATTTTCGACCTCAAGATGCCAGGGGAAAGATAGTTACCGGGGCCGGTTCTATATATTAAAAGGACCGCCGGATGAAATTGAATCAATGCCCATGCTGAACTGGGCAAGACCGCTAGAATTGTGGCATTATTACGCGCTGGGATTTTCGGCGCTCTTTTGCGATAAAAAACAGGACGGTAATCCGCTCCTGATCAAGGTCTTAAAAAGCGGTGAAAGTTACGATGAAGAAAGCGTCTTGAGGGATATCGCACCGGGGACCTTTAAAGCAGAGCGCACGCCTGAAGACGAAGAGTGGGATAAAACGCGCTAA
- a CDS encoding YncE family protein, which translates to MNTTKFYIGIFFIFISVTSAQWLETTICVPDSYCGLQGPYSLAYNDINNTIYVGGKYYVIAIDGATDKGIARIASDTGYYVCALIHNSIDNKVYCTRISNHDVMVIDGATNSLITTVSVGGYPYALTHNRTNNKIYCTNQWSDNITIIDGATNNVIRWVAVGTAPRALAYNSTNNRVYNTNYLSDDITVIDGASDSVIVTISAGTWPSALVYNPINNKIYCTNEGSGDITVIDGATNAVITTVPVGSGPHALAYNSTNSKIYCANTGSNNVTVIDGATNGIIATIPVGSNPCELIYNSTNNKIYCANSNSQSVTVIDGASNNVIATVALGYNPLALVYNPANMKVFCGNWGSDNVMVIDGVNNVVTATIALGQSMPCALAYNTYNNKIYCANRRRNNTTIINGATNSVITSVPVGDFPVALAYNSNNNAIYCANEESNNVTVIDGVADSVITTIDIRYSPTSLLHNPINNKVYCANSDNDNITIIDGATNDIIITITVGDGPRAFVFNPTNNKVYCANSGDNNITVFDGNTDSVINLITVDNCPVSMAFNPINNKIYCVNWLGTNVTIIDGETDVVITTIAVGIQPRAIIYNPNSNKVYCANELSYSVTIIDGEGDSIITTKFVGEYPEALIHDPNNNKIYCANYADDYVSIINGVSNGIIGYINVGSGPRVFAWNPIQNRVYAANYYSSSVSILKDVVGIVENNSNFIKISKSGATIVSDFLRLPKDKKYKVFNIIGQVVMSEQIKPGIYFIEVDGNIVHKAVKVR; encoded by the coding sequence ATGAATACGACAAAATTTTATATAGGTATATTCTTTATATTCATAAGTGTAACCAGTGCTCAGTGGCTGGAAACAACGATTTGTGTGCCCGATTCCTATTGCGGACTACAGGGACCATACTCCCTTGCCTATAATGACATAAATAATACGATATATGTCGGTGGTAAATATTATGTGATTGCAATTGATGGTGCAACCGATAAGGGGATTGCCAGGATAGCATCTGACACTGGTTATTATGTTTGCGCATTGATCCATAATTCTATAGATAATAAAGTTTATTGCACTCGCATAAGCAACCATGATGTCATGGTCATTGATGGTGCAACTAATTCTTTGATCACCACTGTGTCAGTAGGAGGTTATCCATATGCGTTAACTCACAATCGCACCAATAATAAAATATATTGTACCAATCAATGGAGTGATAATATCACAATAATTGATGGCGCTACCAATAATGTTATCAGATGGGTTGCAGTCGGGACCGCACCAAGGGCTCTGGCATATAATTCAACTAATAATAGAGTTTATAACACAAATTATTTAAGTGATGATATCACTGTGATTGATGGCGCGTCCGATTCGGTCATCGTGACAATTTCGGCAGGAACATGGCCGTCTGCGCTGGTTTACAACCCGATTAATAATAAGATCTATTGCACCAATGAAGGAAGTGGTGATATCACCGTAATCGATGGCGCGACCAATGCGGTCATCACCACGGTCCCTGTTGGATCTGGTCCGCATGCCCTGGCGTACAATTCAACTAATAGCAAAATTTACTGTGCAAATACGGGGAGTAATAATGTAACCGTGATCGATGGTGCAACCAACGGAATCATCGCAACGATCCCTGTGGGTTCCAATCCATGTGAACTGATCTACAATTCAACCAATAACAAAATTTACTGCGCTAATAGCAACAGCCAGAGTGTGACCGTGATTGATGGTGCAAGCAATAATGTCATCGCTACAGTCGCCCTTGGATATAATCCCTTGGCTTTAGTTTACAATCCAGCGAATATGAAAGTATTTTGCGGGAACTGGGGCAGCGATAATGTTATGGTCATCGATGGTGTCAATAATGTTGTGACAGCAACGATTGCTTTGGGGCAATCTATGCCCTGCGCTTTGGCATATAATACATACAATAATAAGATTTATTGCGCTAATCGGAGGCGCAATAATACAACGATTATTAACGGAGCAACTAATTCGGTTATCACTTCGGTTCCGGTCGGTGATTTTCCCGTGGCTTTGGCTTACAATTCCAATAACAATGCAATTTATTGCGCCAACGAGGAAAGTAATAACGTAACCGTGATCGACGGCGTGGCTGATAGCGTTATTACGACAATCGATATTAGATACAGTCCAACATCCTTGCTGCACAATCCAATCAACAATAAAGTTTATTGCGCAAACAGCGATAATGACAATATCACGATAATCGACGGCGCCACTAATGATATTATCATAACCATCACCGTTGGTGATGGCCCTCGTGCATTTGTTTTTAATCCAACCAACAATAAGGTTTACTGTGCTAATAGCGGTGACAACAATATAACAGTATTTGACGGCAATACCGATTCAGTGATAAACTTGATCACTGTTGATAACTGCCCTGTTTCAATGGCCTTCAATCCGATCAATAATAAGATCTATTGTGTTAATTGGCTGGGCACGAATGTAACGATCATTGATGGAGAGACAGATGTGGTAATTACCACGATTGCAGTTGGCATACAACCTCGTGCCATAATTTACAATCCAAACAGCAATAAAGTCTATTGCGCTAATGAGCTCAGTTATAGCGTAACCATAATCGATGGCGAAGGAGATTCTATTATAACTACCAAGTTTGTTGGGGAATACCCTGAGGCGCTGATCCATGATCCTAATAACAACAAAATCTACTGCGCTAACTATGCGGATGATTACGTTTCAATTATTAATGGTGTCAGTAACGGCATAATCGGATATATTAATGTGGGGAGCGGTCCCCGGGTTTTCGCCTGGAATCCGATTCAAAACCGCGTTTACGCAGCTAATTATTACAGTTCAAGCGTATCGATCTTGAAGGATGTGGTTGGGATAGTGGAAAATAATTCCAATTTCATAAAAATCAGCAAATCTGGTGCTACGATCGTTAGCGATTTTCTGCGATTACCAAAGGATAAAAAGTACAAGGTTTTTAACATCATCGGTCAGGTTGTCATGTCAGAGCAGATAAAACCAGGGATTTATTTCATAGAAGTAGATGGAAATATTGTACACAAAGCAGTAAAAGTTAGATAG